The Vidua chalybeata isolate OUT-0048 chromosome 29, bVidCha1 merged haplotype, whole genome shotgun sequence genome window below encodes:
- the SLC25A44 gene encoding solute carrier family 25 member 44, translating into MEDKRNIPIIEWEHLDKRKFYVFGICMTMMIRVSVYPFTLIRTRLQVQKGKSLYNGTFDAFVKILRTEGTAGLYRGFLVNTFTLISGQCYVTTYELTRKYVSRYNNNNAVKSLVAGGSASLVAQSITVPIDVISQHLMMQRKGESMGRFKVQTQDGKRLLVFGQTKDIIVQIFKADGFRGFYRGYVASLLTYIPNSAVWWPFYHFYAEQLSSLTPKDCPHLLLQAISGPLAAATASTLTNPMDVVRARVQVEGKSSIILTFKQLIAEEGPWGLTKGLSARIISATPSTIVIVVGYETLKKLSLRPELVDSRHW; encoded by the exons ATGGAGGACAAACGGAACATCCCCATCATTGAGTGGGAGCACCTGGACAAAAGGAAATTCTACGTGTTTGGGATTTGCATGACTATGATGATCCGGGTGAGCGTTTACCCCTTCACGCTGATCCGGACGCGGCTGCAGGTCCAGAAGGGCAAGAGCCTGTACAACGGGACTTTCGACGCCTTTGTGAAAATCCTGCGGACAGAAGGGACGGCTGGGCTCTACCGTGGCTTCTTGGTCAACACCTTCACCCTGATCTCAGGACAGTGCTACGTGACGACATACGAGCTCACCCGGAAGTACGTGTCACGGTACAACAACAACAACGCTGTGAAGTCCCTGGTGGCCGGTGGCTCGGCCTCCCTGGTGGCCCAGAGCATCACGGTACCCATCGATGTCATCTCCCAGCACCTCATGATGCAGAGGAAGGGGGAAAGCATGGGCAGGTTCAAGGTGCAGACCCAAGATGGCAAGCGTCTGCTGGTCTTTGGCCAAACCAAGGACATCATTGTACAGATTTTCAAGGCTGACGGTTTTAGAGGCTTCTACAGGGGTTATGTGGCCTCGCTGCTCACTTATATTCCCAACAGTGCGGTCTGGTGGCCCTTCTACCACTTCTATGCTG AACAGCTTTCGAGTTTGACTCCTAAGGACTGTCCCCACCTCCTTCTGCAAGCGATATCAGGGCCACttgcagctgccacagcttcCACCCTCACCAACCCCATGGATGTGGTGAGGGCTCGGGTCCAG GTGGAAGGCAAGAGCTCCATCATTCTCACCTTCAAGCAGCTCATTGCAGAGGAAGGTCCCTGGGGGCTGACTAAAGGCCTCTCTGCCCGCATCATTTCGGCCACTCCTTCCACCATCGTCATCGTGGTGGGGTATGAAACGCTGAAGAAGCTGAGCCTGCGCCCAGAGCTGGTGGACTCAAGGCACTGGTAG